The DNA segment CCCTCGGCGATGCCCAGCTCCCGCGCGGCCTCCAGGGTGATCGCGGCGGTGACCTCCTGGCCGCCGCCGAGGTGCACCTTGACGGTCGCCATGACCGCTCCGTCGGTGACACCGGTGACGGTGCCGGGGAGCTGGTTGCGGATGCTCAGAGACATGGAGGAACCTCGCACGCAGAGTGGGATGTCGGATTTGCGATATTACGTCCCTCTCCTGTCGTGTGCGCCCCCTGTCGATGAACGGCACTTCGGGTCTTCCTCCAAGCGTTATGGCATCTGCCATATAGCTTCGCCCGATGAATTGCAAATGCGAGCCAACTGGGCATATCTTTCCGCATATGCAGTCCTACACGATCGGTCAGGCAGCTCGTCTGCTCGGCGTCAGCCCCGACACCGCTCGTCGTTGGGCGGATGCCGGCAGGGTCGCGACCCACCGCGACGAAGCCGGCCGCCGGCTCATCGGCGGACGCGATCTGGCCGCCTTCTCGATCGAGATCGGACAGAGCGCCGCAGGCGAGGACGATGCGTCCTACACCTCGGCGCGCAACGCCTTCCCGGGTATCGTCACCGCCGTGAAACTGGGCGACGTGGCGGCCCAGGTGGAAATCCAGGCCGGTCCGCACCGGTTGGTCTCCCTCCTCACCACGGAGGCCGTCCGGGAACTCGGCCTGGAGGTCGGCATGCAGGCCACCGCCCGCGTCAAGTCGACCAGTGTGCACATCGATCGGACCTGAGCCCCGTGCCGGCTCAGCCGCCCGCTCCCGTAAGCAGCTCTCCTCCACAGCGGCGTCGCCCTTCCCCGAATCCTCGGACCCACCCGAGCCGGGAGGCCCCCCTTCGGCGTGGCTCATCCCCATCCGCTCGGGCAGCAACCGTGCCGCCCGTCCCCCAAGGAGTTCCACCCTCATGTCTCGCATCTTCACCCGCCGCCGTACCGCCACCGCGATCGTGACGGCCGCCCTGCTGCTGCCCCTGGCCGCCTGTGGCGGCAAGGACGACAGCAAGAAGGACACGGGCGCCGGCGCCAAGGCCTCCGCCTCCGGTACGCCGAAGGCCGACCTGACCGTCCTCGCTGCCTCCTCGCTGACCGATGTGTTCGGCACCGCGAAGAAGGTGTACGAGAAGGAGCACCCCGGCACGAAGATCACCTACTCCTTCGCCGGCTCCCAGGAGCTGGCCACCCAGGTGAAGCAGGGCTCCCCGGCCGACGCGCTGGTCACGGCGGACACCAAGACCATGGACGGCCTGAAGTCCGACGTCGGTACGCCGGAGATCATCGCCAAGAACCGCCTCGTCATCGTCACCGGCAAGGGCAACCCGGACAAGGTCCACAACCTGAAGGACCTCGCCAACCCCAAGCTGAAGGTCGTCCTCGCCGCACCCGAGGTGCCCGTCGGCAACTACAGCAAGAAGGTGCTGGACGCCCAGAAGATCAAGGTGAAGCCGGTCTCGCAGGAGGTGAACGTCCGCGCCGTCCTGTCCAAGGTCGAGCTGGGCGAGGCCGACGCGGGCATCGTCTACAAGACGGACGCGGCCACGGCCCCCGGCAAGGTCGTCGCGGTCGACATCCCCGACGCGCAGAACGCCGTCGCCTCCTACCCGGCGGCGACCGTCAAGGACTCGAAGCACTCCGCGGCGGCCGCCGCGTTCGTGAAGTGGCTCGACAGCCCGGAGGCGCAGAAGATCCTCCAGGGCGCGGGCTTCCAGAAGCCGTAACAGGCCCAACTCCCCCGTACGGGGCTGTTCTTTCCGTGCTGACGGTGGACAGCCCCGTACGGGTTCGCCCTGTACGGACCCGCGGCCACGGCTCCGGCACTCAGGTCGCCGGTGTCCGGCATCCCGATCACAGGAACCCCGATGAGAAGCACCCGCGCCCGTACACCGCGCACCCGGACCCCCTTCGCCCTCGGGGTGCCCGCGCTGATCGCGATCGCGTTCCTGCTGATGCCGCTGATCGGCATCCTGGCCCGCACCTCGTGGGGTGAGCTCGGGACACATCTGACCAGCCCGGACACGACTGAGGCGCTGCGGCTCTCCCTGCTGGTCTCCTTCTGGGCCCTGGGTCTTTCGCTGCTCCTCGGGGTGCCGCTGGCCTGGCTGCTCGCGCGGGTCGACTTCCCCGGCAAGACCCTCGTACGCTCCCTCGTCCTGCTGCCGATGGTGCTGCCGCCCACCGTCGGGGGTGTGGCGCTGCTCCTCGGGTTCGGGCGCCGGGGGCTGCTCGGGCCCTTCCTGGAGGACAACTTCGGCATCGTCCTGCCCTTCCACACCTCCGGAGCGGTGGTCGCGGCGACCTTCGTGGCGATGCCGTTCCTGGTCATCAGCCTGGAGGGCACGCTCGCCGGGCTGCGCCCCCGCTACGAGGAGACCGCGGCCTCGCTCGGGGCCTCGCCGGTCCGGGTGTTCTGCACCGTCACCCTGCCCATGGTCGCGCCGGGTCTTGCCGCGGGCGCCGCGCTGACCTGGGCGCGTGCACTCGGTGAGTTCGGGGCCACCATCACCTTCGCCGGAAACCTGCCCGGCACCACCCAGACGCTGCCGCTCCAGGTCTATCTGCTGCTCCAGGACTCGCCCGAGGCCGCGACCTCCGTCTCGCTCCTGCTGCTCGTCATCGCGATGGCGGTCCTGATCGCCCTGCGCGGGCGCTGGACCGGCGGGACGTCCGAGCGCACCGCGAAACCGGCGTTCGCGGCCGACGACACGGACGACACCGACCAGCCGCTCCCCGGCTTCGGACCGGGCGGTACCGCGACCGTCGGCGCACCGGGCACGGACGGGTCCGGCGCCACGGGGGCGCCCGATGCTCCCGCTCCGGCCCCGCAGGAACGCTGGCCGCTGCACGCGGTGGTCACCGGCTTCAACGAACTGACCCTCGACGCGGAGCCGGGCACCACCATCGCGGTCGTCGGCCCCAACGGGGCGGGCAAGACAACCCTGTTGCGCGCCCTGCTCGGGCTGACCCCGCGGGCCCGGGCGGAGCTGCGGCTGGGTGACATCGACGTCGGCCCGCTGCCGCCGCACCGCAGGGGAGTGGCCTGGGTCCCGCAGGACGGGGCGCTCTTCCCGCACCTGAGCGCGCTCACCAACACCGCCTACGGGCTGCGGTCGCGCCGGGTGCCGCGTGCCGAGGCGCGCCGGGAGGCTTCCCTGTGGCTGGAGCGGCTCGGCGTCGGCCACCTCGCCGCCCGCAAGCCCTCGCAGCTCTCCGGCGGCCAGGCCCAGCGCGTCGCGCTCGCCAGGGCGCTCGCCGCCCGCCCCCGGCTGCTGCTTCTCGACGAACCTCTCGCCGCGCTCGACCAGACCACCCGGGCCCACGTGCGGCACACCCTGCGCACGCATCTCAGCGGCTTCGCCGGTGTCTGCCTGATCGTCACGCACGACCCGGTCGAGGCGGTCTCGCTGGCCGACCGGGTCCTCGTGCTGGACGACGGCCGCACCCTCCAGGACGCCCCGCCCGCCGAGGTCACCCTGCACCCGCGGTCGCCGTGGGTGGCCCGGATGCTCGGCCGCAACGCCTGGACCGGGACCGGGTCCGGGGACGGCCTCACCCTCACGGGCGGCGGGCACCTCGTCGTCGCCGACGGGCCCGGCGAGGGCGTCAGGGCGCTGGCGATCATCGCGCCCGAAGCCGTCTCCGTACACCGGGACAGGCCGTCGGGCAGCCCGCGCAACATCTGGCCCGGCACCGTACGGGAGATCACGTCGGCGGGCAGCAGGCTCCGTGTCCTCATCACCTCGCCCGAGGCGCCCGACCTGGTCGCGGAGATCACTCCGCAGGCCGCACTCGAACTCGGCCTCGCTGACGGCGTACCGGTGTGGACCAGCATCAAGGCCACCGAGATCACCCTGGTCGAGGTCTAGGACCTCCCGAACCGCCTCCTCCCTCCGCCCGCAGTCCCGTCCCGACCCGACCCCGCCCCGGCGGGGTCGGGTGCTTTCCGCTGTCTGTCTGTCTGCCTGTCTGTCCGCCTGCTGCCCCGGCGGATGCTCCTGACCGGACGTGCCGGTGGCCGGACGCCCCAGCGATTGACATAGTCGGCACTATCCGAATAACGTTGTCTATACGAAAGCGGATGAGCCGGACCCGCGGCACTTGGCCGGGCGCCGGTTCGCACGGGTTTCGCCGGTCCCCTGCGCGTTCTGCGGCGCGGCTGTCCGCTCGGCCGTTACCGGTCTCCACACCTCTCTCGGGCATCTCTCGGAGTGAAGAAATGACGTCCTCATCGAAAGTCATCCGCTACGTGCTCGGCGGCCTGCTGATCGGCGGGTTCTGGTACCTCAACCGCGGCAGGCCGGTGTGGGAGGAGGCGCTGCGTACCATCGCTGTCTTCGCCGTGGTGATGTTCCTGCTCAAGTCCCGGCTCAAGCGTCAGTCCGTCGAGGTGCACCTGGTGCCCCTGGTCGCGTCGAAGGCCGTCCTGGTCGTGATCGCGGCCGTGGTCGAGGATCAGCTCAAGGATTCGATCGGCAACCCCTCGCTCGTCGTCGCGATCGGACTCGGGCTCGCCGTGATGCTGCTCGGCCCGCTGGGTGACAGGCGTTTCTTCACCTCGACGGCAGCGCCCGCGGCCGCACACCCCATGCCGCACGCCCGGTAGCCGCGCCTGCCGTTGCGCGGGCGCGCAACGGACCGAACCCGCGCACGGAATCGCGCCATTGGTTCCGCGGTGCGGACCGCGCGCCCGGCGAGCCGGCTTCCACGGCGACTTGATCGCGGACGGGGTCTGGTGTCGCAGGGGACCGTGTACCTGGCCGCCCGTAAGGCAATTGACGTAATTCGTGCTATTTCGATAAAGTTCGCTATATGAAAGATGACGAGTCACGTCCACGGCGCCTGACCCGGGCGGAGACCAAGGCACGCACCCGGGCCCTTCTTCTGGAGGCCGCCGCGCAGGTGTTCGCCCGCAAGGGCTTCGCGGGAGCGTCCGTCGACGACATCGCGGAGAGTGCCGGGTTCTCCACCGGCGCTCTGTACTCGAACTTCGCCGGCAAGGACGAGTTGTTCGTCGAGCTCCTCTCGAAGCGGAGCGGCAGCCGTCTCGCCGAGGCCGCCGCGATCGTGTCCGATCGGAGCGGCAGCATCGAGGACGCCCAGGCGTTGCTGTCCCGCTTGCTGGTCGACGTCGCGGGCGAGGACATGGATCTCGCCCCGCTGCAGGCGGAGTTCTGGCTGTACGCGATCCGCCGTCCCGAGTTCCAGGAGCGCATGGCCTCGCAGTTCCGTGCCAACCGGGACGCGCTGACCACCGTGCTGGCCGACCGGGCAAAGGCGCGGGGCCAGTCCGGCGAGGTCCCGTTCGACGGCGTCGCCACGGTCGTGATGGCGCTGTTCCAAGGACTTGTCCAGCTCCGCCGGATGGATCCGGAGCTGGTTCCCGAAAACCTCTACGGCGACGCCGTCCACTGGCTGTTCAGCGGAATCAGCGCAGCGCACCAGGTGAAGAAGGACTGACGCCGGTCACCAGAAGGAGCACGCAGTGCAGCACACACCCGCGGCGACGACACGCACCGGCACCGGCCGTCGGTACGGCCCGCTCCTCCGGCTGACAGCCGCACTCGTCGCCGTCGGGCTGTCCGCCCTCGGATGCACCTCGTCCAGAACCCCGTCCAGGAACCCGTCCGGAACATCGGGCGCGCCGTCCACCGCGCCGAACGCCCCGACCGCGGACGGCGGCATCCGGCCACTGACGGACCCCGCGTCGAAGGACAAGGGCGTCTACTACTCGGACCCCTACCCCATCCACCGGGCCGCGCGTTATCGCGGTACCGGCAGCCAGTACTTCTCCGGAACCACCAAGTCGCTCCTCGACTGCCCGACCGGCACCACCGCCCGCTGCACGGCCGGGAAGAAGGTCAGGGTGACGGCGGGTCCCGCCCTGACCCAGGCGGCCAAGCGGTACGGATCCCGGACGACGGTCGTCGACAACACCAACATCTACCAGCTGGATTCCGGCGCCTGGGAGATGGCGGCGACCATGTACGTGAAGAACCCCGCCCACCCCCGAGCCGCCCCGTGGACCGTGGTGGTCCACGCGCACGCCCGGCACCCGGCACCCTCCGACGTCCCGACGACGTGGGTCGCCGACACCCTGCTGGCCGGATCCTTCGCGCATCCGGAGAAGGCCAACTACGACGGGAAGTACGTCGAGGACGGCGGAAAGCTGTACCTCATCTACAGCAGGATGCTCACCGCATCGCCCCTGCACGACGGGATCGTGGCGCAGCGGATGACATCTCCCTCCCGCCCCGCATCCTCCGGATCCACGCTGCTCCTGGGCCCGGAGGACGCGAACGGCGGGTACGGCTCGGAGTACTTCTTCGGCCTGGACCAGCCCAAGAAGTTCAAGCTCATCGAGACGGGCAACATCACCAGGATCGACGGAAAATACGTGATGGCCTACTCGACCGGGGCGTTCAACGAGCGCGACTACAAGTCCGGACTGGCGTGGTCCGACACCCTGATACCGCCGCACGGCTCCTCGTACCGCAGGATCCTCGGCAAGGACACGGCCGGAGTGTGGGGAAAGCCGGGAGGCACGGACGTGGACTATCTCCTGCAGACCCAGGAGAAGGCGTGGCCGGACTACGTGGCCGACCGTGTCGTCGCACCGGGCGTGCCCTCCGTCGTCGACAACGGCGGGAAGTGGTACCTGTACTTCGCCGGATACCTGCCGACGGACGCCCCGCTCGTGTCCGGCGGACGCCTCGACGCGAGCCACCGGCGCCCGTACGTGATGCCGCTGAAGGTGGACATCCCCGGCGGCACCAGCGTGCGGCAGGCGTCCGACGCGGAACTGGCCCGCTGGGTGACGCGGGCCCCCTGACCGCGGGGAGCCGGTGGTGACCGGCCTCACCCGGCCGGGAGCGGAGGCCGGGGGCGAGGCCGGTTAGCATCCCCTGTGACTCCGATACGCCCGCCCAAGGAGAAGCCGATACGTCGGCGCATACTCGCCGACCTCACCCCGCTGCGCACATCCCCCGACTTCCGGCGGCTCTGGTTCGGCAACACCGTCTCCTGGGTCGGGCAGGGCATGACCGCCCTGGCGATCTCGCTCCAGGTCTACGACCTCACCCGCTCCAGC comes from the Streptomyces sp. NBC_01471 genome and includes:
- a CDS encoding molybdopterin-binding protein → MQSYTIGQAARLLGVSPDTARRWADAGRVATHRDEAGRRLIGGRDLAAFSIEIGQSAAGEDDASYTSARNAFPGIVTAVKLGDVAAQVEIQAGPHRLVSLLTTEAVRELGLEVGMQATARVKSTSVHIDRT
- the modA gene encoding molybdate ABC transporter substrate-binding protein gives rise to the protein MSRIFTRRRTATAIVTAALLLPLAACGGKDDSKKDTGAGAKASASGTPKADLTVLAASSLTDVFGTAKKVYEKEHPGTKITYSFAGSQELATQVKQGSPADALVTADTKTMDGLKSDVGTPEIIAKNRLVIVTGKGNPDKVHNLKDLANPKLKVVLAAPEVPVGNYSKKVLDAQKIKVKPVSQEVNVRAVLSKVELGEADAGIVYKTDAATAPGKVVAVDIPDAQNAVASYPAATVKDSKHSAAAAAFVKWLDSPEAQKILQGAGFQKP
- a CDS encoding ABC transporter permease, whose amino-acid sequence is MRSTRARTPRTRTPFALGVPALIAIAFLLMPLIGILARTSWGELGTHLTSPDTTEALRLSLLVSFWALGLSLLLGVPLAWLLARVDFPGKTLVRSLVLLPMVLPPTVGGVALLLGFGRRGLLGPFLEDNFGIVLPFHTSGAVVAATFVAMPFLVISLEGTLAGLRPRYEETAASLGASPVRVFCTVTLPMVAPGLAAGAALTWARALGEFGATITFAGNLPGTTQTLPLQVYLLLQDSPEAATSVSLLLLVIAMAVLIALRGRWTGGTSERTAKPAFAADDTDDTDQPLPGFGPGGTATVGAPGTDGSGATGAPDAPAPAPQERWPLHAVVTGFNELTLDAEPGTTIAVVGPNGAGKTTLLRALLGLTPRARAELRLGDIDVGPLPPHRRGVAWVPQDGALFPHLSALTNTAYGLRSRRVPRAEARREASLWLERLGVGHLAARKPSQLSGGQAQRVALARALAARPRLLLLDEPLAALDQTTRAHVRHTLRTHLSGFAGVCLIVTHDPVEAVSLADRVLVLDDGRTLQDAPPAEVTLHPRSPWVARMLGRNAWTGTGSGDGLTLTGGGHLVVADGPGEGVRALAIIAPEAVSVHRDRPSGSPRNIWPGTVREITSAGSRLRVLITSPEAPDLVAEITPQAALELGLADGVPVWTSIKATEITLVEV
- a CDS encoding TetR family transcriptional regulator, with protein sequence MKDDESRPRRLTRAETKARTRALLLEAAAQVFARKGFAGASVDDIAESAGFSTGALYSNFAGKDELFVELLSKRSGSRLAEAAAIVSDRSGSIEDAQALLSRLLVDVAGEDMDLAPLQAEFWLYAIRRPEFQERMASQFRANRDALTTVLADRAKARGQSGEVPFDGVATVVMALFQGLVQLRRMDPELVPENLYGDAVHWLFSGISAAHQVKKD